In Blastopirellula sp. J2-11, a single genomic region encodes these proteins:
- a CDS encoding carbon storage regulator: MLVLTRKQQEKIQIGDDIVITILKVKGNSIRVGIEAPKDVRVVRGELPKSEELALPESADDEQTTATQPGEDSQPGISPFLSNHQDSDDYRVLSFRISAEEPQQEPTQFERPKPRMQTMREYIANR; this comes from the coding sequence ATGTTGGTCCTCACCCGGAAACAACAAGAAAAGATTCAGATCGGCGACGACATTGTGATCACCATTTTGAAGGTGAAAGGCAATTCGATTCGCGTTGGTATTGAAGCGCCGAAAGACGTGCGAGTGGTTCGCGGTGAACTGCCGAAGTCGGAAGAACTGGCGCTGCCGGAATCTGCCGACGACGAGCAGACCACGGCGACGCAACCTGGTGAGGATAGCCAACCGGGCATCTCTCCCTTTCTGAGCAACCACCAAGACTCTGACGATTATCGCGTCCTTTCGTTCCGCATTTCGGCCGAAGAGCCGCAGCAAGAGCCGACGCAGTTTGAGCGTCCGAAACCTCGGATGCAGACGATGCGTGAATACATCGCGAATCGCTAA
- a CDS encoding esterase/lipase family protein → MPKQTKPTPYVHSLIAFGLVAALLLSTGCAGSSWKSVRKTPRNPLAGQLQLLSRQGPQATERTKQLLRQYDLEDLAEGDHREALEELAKELELEPTAEKTYAYAELSYIAGNRAEALGKKATALELFAASAAHSYYYLFDPKFSRQDHVYDPQFRGACDLYNGSLEAALRIVRAQGKLTPGSVYRINTPRHEFQVALQLSGRWDPEDFDHFEFASDYEVNGLRNQHRQYGLGVPLIAICKGAKTGKPEDKYLPPGLAYPLTAFLEVTPQKQEQGAAVHFCKIELYDPLMQSEVKIGRKTTPLEADISTPLAYYLDQPQFRDTDLATWGLLLPGHSETVQGLYMLEPYDPQKIPVVMVHGLWSSPITWMEMFNDLRAQPEIRDNYQFWFYLYPTGEPFWISATQFRRDLHQAREDLDPSHQALALDQSVLVGHSMGGLVSRMQTIDSQQDFWTLVTDQSPQALKGNDQDKQQLMSMLFFEPSPSVRQVITLGTPHRGSDFANSATKWLGRHLIALPESLTIAEKRLKAANPNYFRDEMLAVATSVDSLAPDSPVLPKILDAPKAPWVKYHTVIGVIDQDTWLGTFAGRSDGVVEYESAHLDEAASELIVTSDHNNVHRHPRSILRVRNILRDHVEGLRQEYVAAMQQGVPLHPAFPNSTVMQAGHSAPIQNGVPPAGTYAPPMSESFLLTPSNEKPR, encoded by the coding sequence ATGCCGAAACAGACAAAACCAACACCATACGTACATAGTCTCATTGCATTTGGCCTGGTCGCAGCGCTGCTGTTATCGACCGGCTGCGCCGGCTCTTCTTGGAAGTCGGTGCGCAAAACTCCGCGCAATCCGCTCGCAGGGCAACTGCAACTTCTGTCGCGACAGGGTCCGCAAGCAACCGAACGAACCAAGCAACTGCTGCGGCAATACGATCTCGAAGATCTTGCCGAAGGAGATCATCGCGAGGCGCTCGAAGAACTTGCCAAAGAACTTGAGTTGGAGCCGACCGCCGAGAAAACCTACGCCTACGCCGAACTTTCGTACATCGCCGGCAATCGCGCCGAAGCGCTCGGAAAGAAGGCGACCGCGCTCGAACTGTTCGCCGCCAGCGCCGCTCATTCCTACTACTATCTGTTTGATCCCAAGTTCTCGCGACAAGACCATGTTTACGATCCGCAGTTCCGTGGAGCGTGCGATTTGTACAACGGTTCGCTCGAAGCGGCTCTGCGTATCGTCCGCGCTCAAGGCAAGCTGACCCCAGGCTCAGTCTATCGCATCAATACGCCCCGGCACGAGTTCCAAGTCGCGCTGCAACTTTCAGGACGCTGGGATCCGGAAGACTTCGATCACTTCGAGTTCGCTTCCGACTACGAAGTGAACGGGCTCCGCAATCAGCATCGTCAATATGGACTCGGCGTCCCGTTGATCGCCATCTGCAAAGGGGCGAAAACCGGCAAGCCGGAAGACAAGTATCTGCCGCCGGGGCTGGCCTATCCGCTAACGGCGTTTTTGGAAGTAACTCCGCAAAAGCAAGAGCAGGGCGCCGCCGTCCACTTCTGCAAGATCGAACTTTACGATCCGCTGATGCAAAGCGAAGTGAAAATCGGCCGCAAAACGACTCCGCTCGAAGCCGATATCAGTACGCCGCTGGCCTACTATCTCGATCAACCGCAGTTTCGCGACACCGATCTGGCGACGTGGGGACTGCTGCTTCCCGGACATAGCGAAACGGTGCAGGGGCTTTATATGCTCGAACCGTACGATCCGCAGAAGATCCCAGTCGTGATGGTTCACGGCTTGTGGTCGAGCCCGATTACCTGGATGGAGATGTTTAACGATCTCCGCGCTCAGCCCGAGATCCGCGACAACTACCAATTCTGGTTCTATCTCTACCCGACCGGCGAACCGTTTTGGATCAGCGCGACCCAGTTCCGCCGCGATTTGCACCAAGCGCGAGAAGATCTCGATCCCAGTCATCAAGCGCTGGCGCTCGATCAATCGGTGCTGGTGGGGCACAGCATGGGCGGTCTTGTCTCGCGCATGCAAACCATCGACAGCCAACAAGATTTCTGGACGCTGGTCACCGATCAATCGCCGCAAGCGCTGAAAGGGAACGACCAGGACAAGCAGCAGTTGATGAGCATGCTCTTTTTCGAGCCGAGTCCGTCGGTCCGCCAGGTGATTACGCTGGGAACGCCCCACCGCGGCAGTGATTTCGCCAACTCGGCGACCAAATGGCTCGGCCGGCACTTGATTGCATTGCCAGAGTCGCTGACCATTGCGGAAAAACGCCTGAAAGCCGCCAACCCCAACTACTTTCGCGACGAGATGTTAGCGGTCGCAACCAGCGTCGATTCGCTGGCTCCTGACTCTCCGGTGTTGCCCAAGATCTTGGACGCGCCCAAGGCCCCGTGGGTGAAGTACCACACGGTCATCGGGGTGATCGACCAAGATACGTGGCTAGGCACGTTCGCCGGTAGAAGTGACGGGGTGGTCGAATACGAGAGCGCTCACTTGGATGAAGCCGCTTCTGAGTTGATCGTTACTTCGGATCACAACAATGTTCACCGACATCCACGTAGCATCTTACGTGTCCGCAACATTCTACGAGACCATGTAGAAGGACTGCGTCAGGAGTATGTCGCCGCGATGCAACAAGGCGTTCCCCTTCATCCAGCGTTTCCAAATTCCACCGTGATGCAAGCAGGGCATTCAGCGCCGATTCAAAACGGCGTCCCGCCTGCAGGGACCTACGCTCCGCCGATGTCCGAATCATTTCTGTTGACTCCGTCCAACGAGAAACCGAGATAA
- a CDS encoding DegT/DnrJ/EryC1/StrS family aminotransferase — translation MSDSDSPSSPHWPLADDDVRDALLAAYIDGNWGKYHGAYVPRLEAELATYFGAPHTLTCASGTIAVEIALRALNLPENAEVLLAAYDFAGNFRAIQAAGLRPVLIDLAPDSWRIDPDQLEAAITPETKGMLVSHLHGDLAEMPKIMEIAARNQLQVVEDACQSPGATIGDRKAGMWGDVATLSFGGSKLLTAGRGGAVITSRADIQQRAKIFCERGNHAFPLSELQAAVLIPQLAKLDALNQQRTAAVARLRDATRDSTAWITPAPCDGNAAYYKVGWFLADPTTRDATSARLREASIAVDAGFRGFARRPSTWCRKVGALPQARRAAEATVTLHHPVLLASEAELARTIDVIAALAGS, via the coding sequence GTGAGCGACTCGGACTCTCCATCATCGCCGCACTGGCCGCTTGCCGATGACGACGTACGCGACGCTTTGCTGGCCGCGTACATTGACGGCAATTGGGGCAAATACCATGGTGCGTACGTTCCTCGTTTGGAAGCGGAACTGGCCACGTATTTCGGGGCGCCGCATACGCTGACCTGCGCATCGGGAACGATCGCCGTCGAGATCGCACTGCGTGCGTTGAATTTGCCGGAGAACGCCGAAGTATTGTTGGCGGCGTACGACTTTGCCGGCAACTTTCGCGCAATCCAAGCGGCCGGATTGCGCCCTGTGCTGATCGATCTGGCGCCCGATAGTTGGCGGATCGACCCCGATCAGTTGGAAGCGGCGATCACGCCCGAGACGAAGGGGATGCTCGTTTCGCACTTGCATGGTGATTTGGCCGAGATGCCCAAGATCATGGAAATCGCCGCGCGGAATCAGTTGCAAGTGGTGGAAGACGCCTGTCAGTCGCCGGGAGCGACCATCGGCGATCGCAAAGCAGGAATGTGGGGAGATGTTGCAACGCTCAGCTTTGGCGGTAGCAAACTGTTGACCGCTGGCCGCGGCGGCGCCGTCATCACTTCGCGCGCCGACATTCAACAGCGGGCGAAGATTTTCTGCGAGCGCGGCAATCACGCGTTTCCCCTCAGCGAGTTGCAGGCAGCCGTTTTGATCCCGCAACTAGCGAAGCTCGACGCCTTGAATCAACAACGTACGGCTGCAGTCGCCCGACTGCGAGACGCGACCCGCGATTCGACCGCTTGGATTACCCCAGCGCCTTGCGATGGAAATGCGGCCTACTACAAAGTGGGCTGGTTTCTCGCCGATCCGACGACGCGCGACGCAACGTCAGCCCGGTTGCGGGAAGCCAGCATTGCGGTCGACGCCGGTTTTCGCGGCTTTGCTCGCCGACCTTCCACGTGGTGCCGAAAAGTGGGGGCTCTGCCGCAGGCTCGGCGCGCGGCGGAAGCGACGGTAACGCTCCATCATCCGGTCTTGTTGGCCAGCGAAGCGGAACTGGCGCGAACGATCGACGTCATCGCCGCACTCGCCGGTTCTTAA
- a CDS encoding FecR family protein, protein MSSHFDSVSKDEVSQLIEALLDGKISDEQFGRLDHWISTNADARQLYFDYLQIHQDLPNLIARQEDATLRNVTEPGRTNYSAARSPRRKSFWRTKTAAVLAMALLVPIALFIGIYLGNSSSGSNAEVASVPGDEPIINKASGAFFTNLAHARFFGELPPQIGASPILKRDYVLIQGMVELGFPNGASAVIEGPAAFRVDGNDLLALDIGRCSVHAPPGAEGFRVETPEISIVDRGTRFSVDVSQNSETDIQVIEGAADLYRKPTRDSAAANVTGSPLRLQEKEAIRFAFVNQREAVPVPFDQARYQYGLPDRVISYEATTSAEGRAKLLTSVTVQRGQKVETIPVDKLINSKVTWFHASNYIGYLAGDEKLPSPRVSLAADRSLRTGVINIGGSRQPLTSDPIMTVDESRDDFGTPGMAIQFDRPVRNGPGADVVLFEIQLFMNPLEGDSFHVSPLRFEAGLHSHTIQTFDLTMESPESLQLDDLYFHTFEEPPRSLEQLESFPNTPLFQVSKRHAIVVGIDLSDLGYAEGALVDGLFLQDDLADEDFLDPVLIAGLPEVSQP, encoded by the coding sequence ATGAGTTCTCACTTCGATTCTGTCAGCAAAGACGAAGTCAGCCAACTGATTGAAGCTTTGCTGGACGGCAAGATCAGTGACGAGCAATTTGGCCGACTTGATCATTGGATCTCGACCAATGCCGACGCTCGACAACTCTATTTCGACTATCTCCAGATTCATCAAGATCTGCCCAACCTGATCGCTCGTCAGGAAGATGCGACGCTTCGCAACGTTACTGAACCAGGACGAACCAATTATTCCGCCGCGCGTTCGCCGCGGCGCAAATCTTTTTGGCGTACGAAGACCGCCGCGGTTCTCGCCATGGCGTTGTTGGTTCCGATCGCACTGTTCATCGGAATCTATCTCGGGAATTCTTCTTCGGGGTCGAACGCGGAAGTTGCGAGCGTCCCAGGAGATGAACCAATCATCAACAAGGCGAGCGGTGCGTTTTTTACGAATCTCGCGCACGCACGATTTTTTGGAGAATTACCTCCTCAAATTGGCGCTTCCCCCATCTTGAAACGCGATTACGTGCTCATTCAAGGGATGGTGGAACTCGGTTTTCCGAACGGAGCTTCGGCGGTGATCGAAGGTCCGGCGGCGTTCCGTGTTGATGGAAATGATCTCTTGGCGCTCGACATCGGGCGATGCAGCGTTCATGCTCCTCCAGGCGCGGAAGGGTTTCGCGTGGAGACGCCGGAGATCAGCATCGTCGATCGCGGCACCCGATTCTCGGTAGACGTCTCGCAAAACAGCGAAACCGATATTCAGGTCATCGAAGGAGCGGCTGACCTTTATCGAAAACCGACACGCGATAGCGCCGCAGCGAACGTGACTGGTTCTCCCTTACGATTGCAAGAGAAAGAAGCGATCCGCTTCGCTTTCGTCAACCAGCGAGAAGCGGTTCCCGTCCCCTTCGATCAGGCTCGTTATCAGTACGGTCTTCCAGATCGAGTAATTTCGTACGAAGCGACCACTAGCGCCGAGGGGCGCGCGAAATTGTTGACCAGCGTCACCGTACAGCGTGGACAAAAAGTCGAAACGATCCCCGTCGACAAGCTGATCAACTCAAAAGTGACCTGGTTTCATGCGTCCAATTATATCGGCTACTTAGCGGGCGATGAGAAGTTGCCGAGCCCACGCGTCAGTTTGGCTGCGGATCGCAGCCTGCGAACCGGCGTCATCAATATCGGCGGCAGTCGCCAGCCGCTGACCTCTGATCCGATCATGACGGTCGACGAGAGCCGGGATGACTTCGGCACGCCGGGCATGGCCATCCAGTTCGATCGGCCTGTGCGCAACGGGCCCGGCGCCGACGTCGTTTTATTTGAGATTCAATTGTTTATGAATCCGCTCGAAGGAGATTCGTTCCACGTGAGTCCGCTTCGATTTGAGGCCGGGTTGCACTCGCATACGATTCAGACGTTCGACTTAACGATGGAGTCGCCTGAGTCGCTGCAACTAGATGATCTCTACTTTCACACGTTTGAAGAGCCGCCGCGCTCTTTGGAGCAACTTGAATCGTTTCCTAATACGCCTCTTTTTCAAGTTTCCAAACGACATGCGATCGTTGTTGGAATTGATTTATCCGACCTGGGCTACGCCGAGGGCGCTCTGGTCGACGGTTTGTTCCTGCAAGATGACTTGGCGGATGAAGATTTCCTCGATCCTGTGCTGATCGCCGGCCTTCCGGAGGTGAGTCAGCCATGA
- a CDS encoding tetratricopeptide repeat protein, giving the protein MRFLLWSMLLLPAYSILLPVAWAEGESAEQLSLAARVAVTTGKHARAVELATLALEKDSQIAAMYYLRGREQFRLGRIAESAADFDKYAQLQPQEKPKLWERGITLYYAGRFQEGADQFALYQKYLSNDVENAAWRFLCMAQADGVDKAKAELLPIAGDGRVPMMTLYRFYRGQATEQQVLDEVEADEIGATERAGRRFHAALYLGLYHEATGQDDKAAPYLAQAASKELQETAQGAINGYMADVARIHWARKQAAEKDLND; this is encoded by the coding sequence ATGCGTTTTCTCCTCTGGTCGATGTTGTTACTGCCGGCCTATTCCATTTTATTACCAGTCGCATGGGCCGAAGGCGAATCGGCCGAGCAGCTCTCGTTGGCAGCCCGGGTTGCGGTGACGACGGGTAAACATGCGCGTGCGGTCGAGTTGGCCACGCTGGCGCTTGAAAAGGATTCGCAAATTGCGGCGATGTACTACCTGCGTGGTCGCGAGCAGTTTCGCTTGGGGAGGATTGCCGAGTCAGCCGCCGATTTTGATAAGTACGCCCAACTGCAGCCGCAGGAAAAGCCAAAGCTGTGGGAACGAGGGATCACGCTCTACTACGCAGGACGCTTTCAAGAGGGCGCCGATCAGTTCGCGCTCTACCAAAAGTATCTCAGCAATGATGTCGAGAACGCCGCTTGGCGGTTTCTCTGCATGGCGCAAGCCGACGGCGTCGACAAAGCGAAAGCCGAACTATTGCCGATCGCTGGCGATGGGCGGGTTCCGATGATGACGCTCTATCGTTTCTATCGGGGGCAAGCGACCGAGCAGCAAGTTCTGGACGAGGTTGAAGCGGACGAAATCGGCGCGACTGAGCGAGCTGGCCGCCGGTTCCACGCGGCCCTTTATCTGGGGCTTTACCACGAAGCGACCGGCCAGGACGACAAAGCGGCGCCCTATTTGGCTCAGGCAGCGAGTAAGGAACTGCAAGAGACGGCCCAAGGCGCGATCAACGGTTACATGGCCGACGTGGCGCGGATCCACTGGGCGCGAAAGCAAGCGGCGGAAAAAGATCTCAACGACTAA
- a CDS encoding sulfatase, with protein sequence MHFYHCYRSILLAICLCGWAVAADAPPNVVLILSDDQAWTDYGFMGHKTIQTPSLDRLARESLTFTRGYVPDSLCRPSLATIISGLYPHQHGIVGNDPPQQAPGETSAATDQRYQTGTRNDFLQHVDRMPKLAEILSREKGYVSHQSGKWWEGNYARGGFDEGMTHGDITRGGRHGDVGLSIGRQGMEPVFDFVRRAKADDKPFFVWYAPFLPHTPHTPPKRILAKYRDKTPSLPIAKYWAMCEWFDETCGQLLDFLEEEKVADNTIVIYVCDNGWINQEEASKYAPRSKRSQYDGGTRTPIMVRWPGHATPEINTTDLASSIDIVPTVLAAVGIEKLPEMAGLNLLDSQAVAARDAIYGEILEHDIRAMDDPVASLRFRWVIDGPWKLIVPYAPNEPKAKIELFHIVSDPMEEANMAAKEPEVVKRLKAKLDAWWPAP encoded by the coding sequence ATGCACTTCTATCACTGCTATCGTTCCATACTGCTGGCGATTTGCCTGTGCGGCTGGGCCGTTGCGGCCGATGCTCCGCCGAATGTCGTTCTGATCTTGTCGGATGATCAGGCGTGGACCGACTACGGTTTTATGGGGCACAAGACGATTCAGACCCCCAGTCTCGACCGCTTGGCGCGCGAGTCTCTGACGTTCACCCGCGGTTATGTGCCAGACAGCTTGTGTCGCCCGTCGCTAGCAACGATTATCTCTGGACTTTATCCGCATCAGCATGGCATCGTGGGAAATGATCCTCCCCAGCAAGCCCCAGGAGAAACTTCGGCAGCGACGGATCAGCGCTATCAAACCGGCACGCGGAATGACTTTTTGCAGCACGTCGATCGGATGCCGAAGCTGGCCGAGATCCTGTCACGCGAAAAGGGATACGTTTCGCATCAGTCAGGCAAGTGGTGGGAAGGCAACTACGCGCGCGGAGGATTTGACGAAGGGATGACGCACGGCGATATCACGCGCGGGGGTCGTCACGGAGACGTGGGGCTTTCGATCGGTCGCCAGGGGATGGAACCGGTATTTGACTTCGTGCGACGAGCGAAAGCGGACGACAAACCGTTCTTTGTCTGGTATGCGCCGTTTTTGCCTCACACGCCGCATACGCCGCCAAAACGCATTTTGGCCAAATATCGCGACAAAACTCCCAGTCTGCCGATCGCCAAATATTGGGCGATGTGCGAATGGTTTGATGAGACGTGCGGGCAACTGCTCGACTTTTTGGAAGAAGAAAAGGTCGCCGACAACACGATTGTGATTTACGTCTGCGATAACGGTTGGATCAATCAAGAAGAGGCGAGCAAGTACGCGCCGCGCTCGAAACGCTCGCAGTACGACGGCGGAACGCGAACGCCGATCATGGTTCGTTGGCCTGGTCATGCGACGCCGGAGATCAACACGACCGATCTGGCGAGTTCGATCGACATTGTGCCGACCGTTTTGGCGGCCGTCGGAATCGAAAAGCTGCCGGAGATGGCAGGGCTCAATCTGTTAGACTCCCAAGCGGTCGCGGCACGCGATGCGATCTATGGCGAGATCCTGGAGCATGACATCCGAGCGATGGACGATCCCGTCGCGAGTCTCCGCTTTCGCTGGGTCATCGACGGGCCGTGGAAATTGATCGTCCCCTATGCGCCCAACGAGCCGAAAGCGAAGATCGAATTGTTTCACATCGTGAGCGACCCGATGGAAGAAGCGAATATGGCGGCGAAAGAGCCGGAAGTGGTGAAACGATTGAAGGCGAAGCTGGACGCCTGGTGGCCGGCGCCGTGA
- a CDS encoding DUF1559 domain-containing protein: MKTPIARTLRNGFTLVELLVVIAIIGVLIALLLPAVQQAREAARRIQCTNNLKQMALACHNYMDINKESFPSGAFKQDDSHGWALAILPFIEQNVLYDGYDFSKGPSASENATIRRTVIGGYICPSFSGNSSNTAAAAYSDGALLTYQGVNGVYYNDTTLDSGLQGIASAGFIPGNGVFRVNGARPAAEITDGLSNTIMIGDFIHRDRTGTNGGFPGNVRVWLIGAYLAVDGIYNTKAIYQDTINSPRDRANESVAFNHLPFSSQHPGGANFAVADASVRFLPETIQFDVYQAAATINGGEPLQLP; this comes from the coding sequence ATGAAAACCCCCATTGCTCGTACTCTTCGCAACGGATTCACCCTGGTCGAATTGCTCGTCGTGATCGCAATCATCGGCGTCTTAATCGCACTGCTTTTGCCGGCGGTGCAGCAAGCGCGCGAAGCTGCGCGCCGCATTCAATGCACGAACAATTTGAAGCAGATGGCGCTGGCTTGCCATAACTATATGGACATCAACAAAGAAAGTTTTCCGTCCGGCGCCTTCAAGCAAGATGACAGTCACGGCTGGGCCCTCGCGATCTTGCCGTTCATTGAGCAGAACGTCCTTTACGATGGTTACGATTTCTCAAAAGGACCTTCGGCGAGCGAGAATGCGACGATTCGTCGAACCGTCATCGGCGGCTATATTTGCCCCAGCTTTAGCGGCAATTCCAGCAATACGGCGGCCGCCGCTTACTCCGATGGCGCCCTGTTGACCTATCAAGGCGTCAACGGCGTTTACTACAACGACACGACATTGGATTCAGGCCTACAGGGAATCGCGTCGGCAGGATTCATTCCTGGCAACGGCGTGTTTCGGGTGAATGGAGCTCGACCGGCCGCCGAAATCACCGACGGGTTGAGCAACACAATCATGATCGGCGACTTCATCCATCGTGACCGAACAGGAACCAACGGTGGGTTTCCTGGCAATGTGCGCGTCTGGCTGATCGGCGCCTATTTAGCCGTGGACGGCATTTACAACACGAAGGCCATTTATCAAGACACGATCAACTCGCCGCGAGATCGCGCCAATGAAAGTGTCGCATTCAATCACTTGCCTTTTTCTAGCCAACATCCCGGCGGCGCCAACTTCGCCGTGGCGGACGCCAGCGTTCGGTTCTTGCCAGAGACGATCCAATTTGACGTCTATCAAGCTGCCGCAACCATCAACGGAGGCGAGCCGCTCCAACTTCCGTAA
- a CDS encoding carbon storage regulator yields the protein MLILSRKIGETIHVGDNVTIVINRISGNRVTVGIEAPNQVRILRGEVIDSDETPDAEEPGSLPTHEMLSETSAISAVAQ from the coding sequence ATGTTAATCCTCAGTCGAAAAATTGGTGAAACGATCCACGTAGGTGACAACGTAACCATCGTGATCAATCGAATCTCGGGCAACCGAGTGACCGTTGGGATCGAAGCCCCCAATCAGGTGCGCATTTTGCGAGGCGAGGTCATCGACTCCGACGAAACGCCAGACGCCGAAGAGCCGGGCTCTCTACCCACACATGAAATGCTATCGGAAACTTCCGCGATTAGCGCCGTGGCCCAATAG
- a CDS encoding sigma-70 family RNA polymerase sigma factor, whose product MTICDKNEEFVRLFARAEGRLRRYVTAMLPVPSDVDDVMQETAISLMRKFDQYDPDLPFFNWACRFAQFAVKKHRNRMKSNGRQFSCEAIEAIAAEYPHHLQLSVKREKALNDCLNHLGDADRRLVELRYFSEETVDSLSQRTEEPVARLYRSLSRIRRILAHCVRKKLAEEEIT is encoded by the coding sequence GTGACGATTTGCGATAAGAACGAGGAATTTGTACGTCTTTTTGCCCGTGCAGAGGGCAGATTGCGCCGTTATGTCACGGCCATGCTGCCTGTACCCAGCGATGTGGATGATGTGATGCAAGAGACGGCGATTTCCTTGATGCGAAAGTTCGACCAATACGATCCCGATCTCCCCTTTTTCAATTGGGCATGCCGATTTGCCCAATTCGCCGTGAAAAAGCACCGAAATCGCATGAAGTCCAACGGGCGCCAATTCTCCTGCGAGGCCATTGAGGCCATCGCAGCCGAATATCCGCACCACTTACAACTATCCGTAAAGCGAGAGAAGGCGCTGAACGATTGCCTGAACCATCTTGGTGACGCAGATCGGCGGCTGGTCGAGCTTCGTTACTTCAGTGAAGAAACGGTCGATAGCCTGTCGCAGCGAACCGAAGAACCGGTCGCACGTTTGTATCGTTCGCTTTCCCGGATCCGCAGAATATTGGCGCATTGCGTGCGTAAGAAACTGGCCGAAGAGGAAATAACATGA
- a CDS encoding AAA family ATPase, with protein MRIKEIRQLMTRLRKSNAALRDEASVRDRTQGETLEAQWLACALISPTILSADPPPTACFRSKRHRDLYMTMLQLHAEGGSASDVPQLIDRLSPVGYHRQQTINLLHAIMHCDADEMESDRYAEILLQRLSNDDAADEENLGDGKIVRLDLNGGSPFQEFTTEQFLDEPEPRQWLIPNMLAQNEPAVLVGPSKSMKTSLAVDLCAALASGGKFLGQIAAARAFRVGFLSSTSERQLLVDLARRWNDANGVSSKQQPNWIWALTMSGLADAANLPHLRAWIAKHQLEVVMIDPRQWTAKRGGAQATQLRDLVQCCLDAGATPILCCGTQKTLGRRGIDTSHLASVGCESFAQQWMLVNRRRPFEPGSGQHHLWLTIGGNAGQSQRWGVDIDEGRLDDPTGRKWKVALHETESLRGEAVEQETRSQEQKLQAKIRLAITRLEPEQATKSKIRDQSGISGTKFSPTWDQMIAAGEIAKTSPAKEASQFAYPRYHLTDRSTPPEKMDPVRSNDPVRSDAPVRSKPAKVRSRREINQRRARAKRRER; from the coding sequence ATGAGGATCAAGGAAATTCGTCAGTTGATGACGCGGTTGCGGAAGAGTAATGCGGCGCTGCGCGACGAGGCGTCGGTTCGCGATCGGACGCAGGGAGAGACGCTCGAAGCGCAGTGGTTGGCCTGTGCTTTGATCTCGCCGACGATCTTGTCCGCCGACCCGCCGCCAACCGCTTGTTTTCGAAGCAAACGGCATCGCGATCTCTACATGACGATGTTGCAATTGCACGCGGAAGGCGGCTCCGCCAGCGACGTGCCGCAGCTGATCGACCGGCTGTCGCCCGTCGGATATCACCGGCAACAAACGATCAACTTGCTCCACGCAATCATGCACTGCGACGCCGACGAAATGGAGTCGGATCGTTACGCGGAAATCTTGCTGCAGCGGCTTTCGAACGACGACGCTGCCGACGAAGAAAATTTAGGCGACGGAAAAATTGTCCGGCTCGACCTGAACGGCGGCAGCCCGTTTCAGGAATTTACGACCGAACAATTTTTAGACGAGCCCGAACCGCGGCAGTGGTTGATACCGAACATGCTCGCGCAAAACGAACCGGCGGTGCTCGTTGGGCCGAGCAAAAGCATGAAGACTTCGCTCGCCGTTGACTTGTGTGCGGCGCTGGCGAGCGGCGGTAAATTCTTGGGACAAATCGCCGCCGCTCGGGCATTTCGCGTCGGGTTCCTCAGCAGCACCAGCGAGCGTCAGCTGTTGGTCGATCTCGCGCGACGGTGGAACGATGCGAACGGCGTTAGCTCGAAACAACAGCCGAATTGGATCTGGGCGCTGACGATGAGCGGCCTGGCCGACGCCGCCAACTTGCCGCATCTGCGTGCGTGGATTGCGAAGCATCAACTGGAAGTGGTGATGATCGATCCGCGGCAATGGACGGCGAAGCGCGGCGGCGCCCAAGCGACGCAGCTGCGCGATCTGGTGCAATGTTGTCTCGACGCCGGCGCCACGCCGATTCTTTGCTGCGGCACGCAAAAAACGCTCGGGCGGCGCGGCATTGATACGTCTCATTTGGCCAGCGTTGGGTGCGAAAGTTTCGCCCAACAATGGATGCTGGTGAACCGCCGCCGCCCGTTTGAGCCTGGCAGTGGGCAACATCATTTGTGGCTGACGATCGGCGGCAACGCAGGGCAGAGTCAACGATGGGGCGTTGATATCGATGAAGGTCGCCTGGACGATCCGACCGGCCGCAAGTGGAAGGTCGCGCTGCACGAAACCGAGTCGCTGCGCGGCGAAGCGGTCGAACAAGAGACGCGCTCGCAAGAGCAAAAACTGCAAGCCAAAATTCGGCTCGCGATCACGCGGCTCGAACCAGAGCAAGCGACCAAGTCCAAGATCCGCGACCAAAGCGGAATCAGCGGAACCAAGTTCAGTCCGACCTGGGACCAAATGATCGCCGCCGGAGAAATTGCCAAGACCAGCCCGGCCAAGGAAGCATCGCAATTCGCCTACCCCCGCTATCACCTAACCGATCGATCAACGCCGCCAGAAAAAATGGATCCAGTCCGGTCCAACGATCCAGTCCGGTCCGATGCTCCAGTCCGGTCCAAGCCTGCGAAGGTGCGCAGCCGCCGTGAGATTAACCAGCGGCGAGCTAGAGCCAAACGCCGGGAGCGCTAA